One genomic segment of uncultured Methanobrevibacter sp. includes these proteins:
- a CDS encoding carboxymuconolactone decarboxylase family protein, with protein MKGDVYYGKGIRELEGEYPDLYKLVSDLNNTVWDGKVIDYKTQKLIAIGITASRADPRATKKQMRSAIEVLGITKDEIVDVLRVVLLTSGMPAFSKSLQILNSVVEAIEEEREDKS; from the coding sequence ATGAAAGGAGATGTATATTACGGAAAAGGAATTAGGGAACTTGAAGGAGAGTATCCTGATTTGTATAAACTGGTATCTGACTTGAACAATACTGTTTGGGACGGTAAGGTCATTGACTATAAAACCCAAAAATTGATCGCTATTGGAATTACAGCATCACGTGCAGATCCAAGGGCTACCAAAAAGCAAATGAGAAGTGCAATTGAAGTACTGGGCATCACAAAAGACGAAATCGTTGATGTTTTAAGAGTAGTTCTTCTAACTTCAGGTATGCCTGCATTTTCCAAATCACTTCAAATCTTGAATAGTGTTGTTGAGGCTATTGAAGAGGAAAGAGAAGATAAATCCTAG
- a CDS encoding CPBP family intramembrane glutamic endopeptidase, with translation MTNNVFSKIGFNYLTMAIVAIICQIIIVNIIHLTNPTVLQDINILTAITSVCNYLLPFPIFYWLMKKIEVQNMEKQTLSIKTFILYAGIALSLMWVGNTVGLFITDLLSGAIHNNIANPVQNLINNTNIWFNLIIISIIAPIFEELFFRKILIDRTIKYGANVSIVLSAVLFALFHGNLNQFCYALLLGGFLAYVYTQTGNIKYSIILHGIVNFMGSVVSLFVGQSAMHLQTGGTLLDASLIMGYLLIIFITLIIGFYGIAKFRPKKTELPLKTIFLNYGMVCFIGFFIFEILRQILA, from the coding sequence ATGACCAACAATGTTTTCTCAAAAATAGGATTTAATTATCTGACAATGGCAATAGTTGCAATAATATGTCAAATAATTATAGTCAACATCATACATTTAACAAATCCGACTGTCCTACAGGACATCAACATCCTAACCGCCATAACATCAGTCTGCAATTATCTACTGCCGTTTCCAATATTCTACTGGCTAATGAAAAAGATAGAAGTACAAAATATGGAAAAACAAACCCTAAGCATAAAAACATTCATATTATATGCAGGGATTGCATTGAGCCTGATGTGGGTTGGAAATACCGTGGGATTATTCATTACAGACCTGTTAAGTGGTGCAATCCACAATAACATTGCAAATCCAGTTCAAAATCTCATAAACAATACTAACATCTGGTTTAATCTAATAATAATAAGCATAATTGCCCCAATATTTGAAGAGCTGTTTTTCAGAAAGATCCTGATTGACAGAACAATAAAATACGGAGCAAATGTTTCAATTGTATTGTCCGCAGTGCTGTTTGCACTTTTCCATGGAAACCTGAACCAATTCTGTTATGCATTGCTTCTTGGAGGATTTTTGGCATATGTATATACACAAACAGGAAACATCAAATATTCAATTATACTGCATGGAATCGTGAATTTTATGGGTTCGGTTGTGAGCCTATTTGTTGGACAATCCGCAATGCACCTGCAAACAGGAGGCACACTCTTAGACGCATCACTGATTATGGGTTACCTACTGATAATTTTCATAACATTAATAATCGGTTTTTACGGTATCGCCAAATTCAGACCGAAAAAAACAGAACTGCCCTTAAAGACAATATTCCTAAATTATGGGATGGTATGTTTTATTGGATTCTTTATATTTGAGATATTGCGTCAAATATTAGCCTAA
- a CDS encoding 4Fe-4S dicluster domain-containing protein: MGRHGRGHGSIGLELGMHLFSEFLKSSHKSRWRIGNDIKRCTLCGKCEFVCPVNAITVSVHNKTWTLNNRRCTQCLKCVMKCPTRCLDQVRL, encoded by the coding sequence ATGGGAAGACATGGTAGGGGACATGGATCTATCGGATTGGAATTGGGAATGCACTTGTTTTCTGAATTTTTGAAATCATCACATAAGTCTCGCTGGCGTATCGGCAATGATATAAAAAGATGCACATTGTGCGGTAAATGTGAATTTGTGTGTCCTGTAAATGCGATAACAGTCAGTGTACACAATAAAACATGGACTTTAAACAACAGAAGATGCACACAATGTCTGAAATGTGTAATGAAATGTCCGACCCGTTGTCTTGACCAGGTTCGACTATAA
- a CDS encoding DUF6110 family protein, with product MLRDDILKTCTEHKHALIFAAGVATALVGTKIIKSKAFKDATTKGMATVMSAKKDAEECFQDMKENAEDIVVDANAETKKEIYVESKE from the coding sequence ATGTTAAGAGACGATATTTTAAAAACTTGTACAGAACATAAACATGCTTTAATATTTGCAGCAGGAGTTGCAACCGCTTTAGTCGGAACCAAAATTATTAAATCCAAAGCTTTCAAAGATGCAACAACCAAAGGAATGGCTACTGTAATGTCTGCTAAAAAAGATGCTGAAGAATGCTTCCAGGACATGAAAGAAAACGCTGAAGACATTGTTGTTGATGCAAACGCTGAAACCAAAAAAGAAATCTACGTTGAATCAAAAGAATAG